From Paralcaligenes sp. KSB-10:
GGATCGGTGCCGGCCCGATTCTGCCCGAATGCCTGGGTGGTATACAAGTACTGAAAACCTGCTTCGCGGGCTATCCGGATATAGTCGGCATCGAAATAGCCCTGGGGCCAGCAAAAATGTTCCGAAACGCTGCCCAGGTGCTCGGCCAGGGTTTCGCGCGACAAGCTCAATTCCTGGGCCATATGGGCATTTTTTTCGGAAGCGGGCATGCTTTTATCCCAGCGAGTATGGGTGTGCGTATGGCTATGAAATTCGAAGGTGCCGGCAGCGCGCAGCGCCTCTATTTCGCTCCATCGCAAAATCACCTCGTCGCTGCGCCCTTGCGCTATAAGCCGCTCGCACTCGTCGTGCGCGGGCGTTTGCGGCAATTCGTCCTGCCCCAGATAGCGTCGCACCGACCCTTGGCCAACCCATGATGTGACCAGGAAAATCAATGCGGAAAAGCCATATTTCTTGAGTAAGGGGTAGGCATAGACCCAGTTATCCAGGTAGCCGTCGTCGAAAGTAATCAGTATGGAGCGGGCCGGCACGGCACGGCCATGCAAATGTCCGGCGAACTCGTCGCTGGTCAGAGAGCGGTAGCCGCGTCGCGACAACCAGGCCAGTTGCCGTTCGAAATTATCGGGCGAAGTGGTGATCATGCCTTCGGATGGCGATATGTGGTGGTACATCAGTACCGGCACAGTTCGGGCTTGCTTCATTTTTGTCGCTCGCTTAACCAGCGTGTATAGCAGGATTCAATACGCTGCACCATGGCCTCGGCACTGAACCGGCCCTCTTTGCGGCAAAACTGCAGGCCCGCGCGCCCCATTGCGCAACGCAGTTCGGAATCGTCGATCAGTTTCCTGAGGGCGGCCGTCAGGGCGGCGGAATCTCCAAGCGGGACCAGCAGACCGCTAATGCCATCCTGCATCATCTCGGGTACGCCGTCGACGTCCGTGCCTATCACCGGCAAGCCGGCCGCCCCGGCTTCGACAAAAACGGTGCCGGATGCCTCTTTCCGGGTCGCCAGCGCAAACAGATCGAAGCCGGCGAGCAAATTGGCCACATCGCTGCGCGCTCCCATCAGGTGTACGCGCTTTTCCAGATTTTTTTCGGCAATATAAGCCTGCACTTCCTCGAAAACCGGGGAACCGCCACCGACCAAAACCAGATGGACATTGGGGCGCTCCCTGATCAGCGGTTCGATTGCATCGATCAGATCGCGATGGCCTTTCTGGGCGCGCATGACCGCCACGCAACCCACGACAATATCGTTTTGCGCCAGGTGGAGTTCTTGCCGCAATGTGGAGTGCCCGGGCACGGGCGCCAATTCGACAGCGGGATAGACAGTGGCCACATGCCCGGGAGGCACCCCTCTTTCTATAAGGTGATTGCGCACGAAATCGCTGGCTGTTGTCACGCGATGCGGCAATACGGTAAATGACAGCAGCGAGCCGACCCGGTTGGCCAAATGGCGCGTTCGTACGATCAAGGGCGTGCCCGCCAGCCGGCCGGCGGTGGCCGCAATCATGGTGTCACGACGGCTATGGCAATTGAGCACATCGAAACGGCCGGCCCGCAGCACCTTGCGTATTGCCGCCACGCTTTTCACAAAATTGAACGGCCCGTCCATGAATGTCGTGTGGACAGTAAAGCCCTCGGCCAGCAAGCGTTGCGTCAACATGGCATCGGGCTGGCACACCGCCTCGAGATGGTGGCCGCGCTCGCGCATGGCCAGCATCATTCTGTAAATATATTGCTCCTGGCCACCAAAGCTGGTCGCCGCCTCGGTATGCAGAATACGCAAGGGCGTCATGAGTAACGGATCTCCACGCCATCGGGCTCGACCCAGCCATTGAGCTGCTCGAACAAGGTATCGGCCATGCGTACACGCCATTCCTCGCCCAACCGCAGGGTGCAAAGAAAATCGTGGCGCTTGAGCAAAATTTCAACCGGAACGCCCGGCACGCCGTTTTCGGGTTCGGCGCGAAATGGATTGAGCATCTGCCGCAGGCGTACGGCGTCGGCATTGCCATTCAGGGTAATGCGCAGCGTGCGGGCGCGGGCTTCGCGCGCCAGTTGCAGATCGAATATGGATTCCGCCGACACCCGGAACCCTCCCGAATAATCGTCATTGCTGACTTTTCCCTGGATAATGATGAGGCGGTCTTCCTTCAGGCGCTGCCGATGCTGCTCATACAGTTCATTGAAAATGGCAACCTCGACTTGCGCGGAGCCATCGTCGAGTACCGCATACAACATTTTCCCGCGCCGCGTCATTTTTGGCCGCATCGAAGTCAGGACGCCTGCAAACCATTGGAGACTGCGGGAAGCCTCGAGGCGCGCCAGCGGCTTGGGAGCAAAACGGCGGACTTCGTCGCGCCAGGCATCGAACAGATGGCCGCTGAAGCAAAAACCCAGACCCGCTTTTTCCTGGGTCAGCCGTGTCTGTAAATCCCAGGGCAACACTTTGGCCAGCTCGCCCTCGACGATATCGTTGCTGTCGTCGGCAAACAAGGATACCTGGTTGGCGCTGCGCTCGGCCTGTTCGGCCGCTTCGATCGCATTGCCTACCGTAGCCAGCAGGGCCGCACGGTTTTCTTCGATTTGATCGAAAGCGCCCACGCGTATCAGGGCCTCGATAGTGCGGCGATTTACCGTGTGGCGATCCACTTTGCGGCAAAAGTCGAACAGGCTGGTAAACGGGCCTTCTTCTTCACGCGCCCTGATTATTTCTTCCACAGCGCCCTGCCCTGTGCCCTTGACCGCTCCAAGGCCGTAGCGCATGGTGCGCGGCGGCTTGCCGTCTTTCATGTAGCGATCGGCAACGGGTTCAAAGCGGTAGGGGGAAGCGTTCACATCCGGCGGCAGGACTTCCACGCCATTGGCCAGCGCATCTTTCCAGAACGTCTGTACCTTGTCGGTGTCGTCCATATCGGACGACAAGGTTGCCGCCAGGAACTCGGTCGGATGATACGCCTTGAGCCATGCGGTCTGATAGGCAATCAGCGCATAAGCGGCCGAGTGGCTCTTGTTGAAGCCATAGCCGGCAAACTTTTCCATCAAATCGAAGAGCTTGACTGCCAGTGCGGCATCGTAGCCTTTTTCGACCGCGCCTTTTTCGAATATCTCGCGGTGCTTGGCCATTTCCTCGGCCTTTTTCTTGCCCATGGCACGACGCAGCAAATCGGCGCCGCCCAGGGTATAGCCGCCTATCACCTGCGAAATGAGCATGACCTGCTCTTGATATACGATCACGCCGTAGGTGCTCTTGAGCACGGCCTCCAGATCGCTGTGGAAATAATCGACTTCCGCGCGGCCGTGCTTGCGATTGACGAAATCGACCACCATGCCGGACTCGAGCGGCCCCGGCCGATAAAGCGCCAGCAAGGCGATGATATCCTCGAAGGTATTGGGCTGCATGTTCTTGAGCAGCTCTTTCATCCCGCGCCCTTCCAGCTGGAACACGGCGGTTGTATTGCCTTCGCTCAGCAGCTTGTATACCCCATGGTCGTCCAGGGGCAGGGCCATGATGTCAAAGTCGCGCAGACCTTCGTTGAACCGGCGCACATAACGCACGGCCCAATCCAGGATCGTCAGGTTGCGCAGCCCCAGGAAGTCGAATTTCACCAGGCCGGCAGCTTCGACGTCGTCTTTGTCGAACTGCGATACCGCATTGCTGTCGGGGCCTGGCTGGCAATACAGCGGACAGAAATCGGTCAGCTTGCCGGGAGCGATCAGCACACCGCCGGCATGCATGCCTATGTTTCGGGTCAGGCCTTCGAGCGGCCGGGCCAGATCGATAAGCGCGCGCACTTCTTCGTCCTGTTCGTAGCGTTCCTTGAACGCCGGCTCATGCTCGAGAGTCCGGCTCAGGGTCCATGGATCGGCCGGGTTGAACGGAATCATCTTGGACAGGCCATCGCACAGCATATACGGCATGTCGAGCACACGGCCCACGTCGCGCACTACCGCCTTGGCCCCCAGGGTACCGAAGGTGGCAATCTGGCTGACCGCCTCTTTGCCGTATTTCTGCTTGACGTAGTCGATGACGCGTTCGCGGTTGTCCTGGCAGAAGTCGATATCGAAGTCGGGCATGGATACGCGTTCCGGATTCAGGAAACGTTCGAACAGCAAATCGTAGCGTATGGGATCGAGATCGGTAATGCCCAGGGAATAGGCTACCAGGGAGCCCGCCCCCGAACCGCGTCCCGGCCCAACCGGCACACCATTGTGCTTGCCCCAATTGATGAAGTCGGCCACGATCAGGAAATAACCCGAAAAGCCCATGCTGGTAATGGTTTTGCATTCCCATTGAAGACGTTCGGAATAAGCGGGATACCGAGCCTGGCGCTCCTGTTCGTCAGGAAAAAGCTGGGCCATGCGCACGTCCAGCCCTTTTACCGACAACTCGATCAGGTAATCATCCAGCGTCACGCCTTCGGGGGTGGGGAAATCCGGCAGGCGAGGCTTGCCCAGATCCAGGGTCAGGTTGCAGCGCTTGGCAATTTCAACCGTGTTGGCCAATGCCGACGGAATATCGGCAAAGCGACGCGATATTTCTTCCGAACTCAGCAAATACTGATCTTCGGTGAAACGCCGCACGCGCTTGGCATTGGCCAGCTGTTCGCCCTCGGCGATGCAGACCCGGGCCTCGTGGGCCCGGAAGTCGCTGGCGGCAATGAACTGCACAGGGTGAGTAGCCACCACCGGCAAATTCAATTCAAGCGCCAGCTTCAGGGCGGCCTGGACATAGGCATCGTCGCCCTCGACCCCGGTCCGCTGCAACTCGATGTAATAGTGATCGGGAAAGCGTCTGGCCCAATCCCGGGCCAGTGCCCGTGCCTCAGCCTCTTTGCCGGCCTCGAGAGCTTGTCCGACATCGCCGCCGCGGGCGCCCGAAATCAGGATCAACCCTTCTTTCCCTGCCAGCCATTCGCGGCGAATTTCGGCCCGCCCGCGATATTGATTATCGAGCCACGCCTTGGTCAGTATTTCGCAAAGATTCAAATACCCCTGCCGATTCATCACGAGCATCAGCAATCGGCACGGCTTGTCGCGATCTTCCTCGTTCTGCAGCCAGACGTCGCAGCCGGCAATCGGCTTGACGCCCGATTTACGGGCGGCTTTGTAAAATTTGATCAAACCGAAAATATTGGCCAGATCTGTCAGGGCGACCGCAGGCTGCCCGTATTCGGCCGCCTTTTCAATCAGGTTGGGGATTTGCACAATGCCGTCCACCACCGAAAACTCGGAGTGAACGCGCAGGTGTACGAAGGGGGATGAAATATTTGCTTCAGTCATGCCCAGATTGTACCCAGAGACGGCTCAAGATCTAGCGTTGTAACATTGACCAGGATTTTTGCAGACGTTTGACCGAAACTGGCATGGGCGTACGCAATTCCTGGGCGAACAATGCCACGCGCAGCTCTTCCAGCAACCAGCGAAATTCCTCCAATTGCTTGTCCTCCGCGCCCTTCAAGGCGGTCTGCGCGCGCTGGTACTGGACCAGCAAAGGCGCCATATCGGCCATCAGGCGAGCGTCCCTGGCGGGGTCGGCACGCAGCTTGTCGATACGCGCCTGCGCCGCTTTGAGGTAGCGCGGGTAATGGGCTAGCTGCCTATAGGGGGTCGCGCGCACGAACCACTTGCCCATCAATACGCCCAATTGCTTTTGTAAATCGGCATAGGCCCCCGGCTGGGCCTTGGCCTGAGGCAATTTTTTTTGCAGGCTGGCCCATTCGCTCAGAATCTGCCCCGCCAGCCTGGCGATTTCCTGCGCCAGCAGGCCCAGGCGGCTTTTGCCTTCATTGCGCCGCAGCTCGAAACTGGACTGGTCGCTAGGCCACGGCTCAGCCAGGCAGGCCTGCTCCAGCGCGCAATCAATGATCTGATCCTTCAATTCTTCTTGAGTGCCCAGGCTCATGTACAACATGCCCATGCGGGTCAGATCGGCAAGATTTTTTTCCAGGAACTTGACCTGATCGCGCAAACCCAGCCGGAACAGCCGCAACAAACCGGCGCGATGCTGAAGTTTTGCTTCGGCCGGATCGTCGAAGACATCCAGATCACAGTGGGTTTTGCGGTCGATCAGGGCCGGGTAGCCTACGAAGGATTGTCCCTTGCGCCTGATTTCCATGATTTCAGGCAAAGGGCCAAAGGTCCAGTCTGTCAGTTGCTCGTGAGCCAGGGCCTGCGCCACCTGATCGTCGCGTGCCGCAAATTTCTGGAACGAGGCCTGGGCCTGACGGCCATGTTCGGCCTTGAGCTGATCCAGGTTGCGACCGCCTGAAAGCATGCGGCCGTGCTCGTCCACAATCTTGAAATTCATGAACAAATGCGGTGCCAGCGTTTCGAGCTTGAAATCGCTGCGCAAGGGCCTGACCTTGACCTGTTCCCACATATCGGCGGCGAGGGCCTCCAGCAGTCCCGACTCCGGGGCGGAGGCGCGTTCGAACCAGCGCTCATAGAATCCTGCCGCGTACTCCGGCAAGGGCACGCAATGACGCCGCATTTTCTGCGGCAAAGACTTGAGCAGCTGCAACACTTTTTCCTTGAGCATGCCCGGCACCAGCCATTCGCAACGCAAGGCATCGATCTGGTTCAGGGCAAACAACGGTACGGTAAGCGTAACCCCATCGCGCACCGAGCCCGGCTCGAAATGGTAATCGAGCGCCATCTGCACGCCCTGCCATTCGACTTTCTTGGGAAACACATCGGTGGTCACCCCGGCGGCCTCATGGCGCATCAGCGCATCGCGCGTCAGCAACAGGGCCTGGGCTGCTGTCCTGTCCAGCTTCCTGGCCCATTTTTCCAAGGTAATCGTCTGACAGATATCGGAGGGTATGTGCTGGTCGTAAAACGCATGGATCAGCGCATCATCAACCAGAATGTCGGGACGGCGCGCCTGATGTTCAAGTTTCTCTATGGAAGCAATCAACTGCCGGTTGTGGCTGACAAACGGCAAGGAAGTCTCGATTTCGCCCGTCACCAGCGCCTGGCGGATGAACAGCTCGCGCGCCTGTACGGGATCAATCTTGCCGAAATGGATCCGACGCCCAACATAAATGGGCAGGCCATACAGGGTAGCCCGCTCATTGGCCACCACCTGGCCAGCCTTCTTTTCCCAACGGGGATCCGACCAACTGCGGCGGATCAGGTGCGCGCCGGCCCGCTCCAGCCAGACCGGATCGATTCTTGCCACACAGCGGGCATAGAGCCGCGTGGTTTCGACCAGTTCAGCGGCCACCAGCCAGCGCCCGGCCTTCTTGACCAACCGCGAACCTGGATGAATCTGGAAGCGAATATCGCGGGCACCCTGATAACCGGCCCCTTCGTCGCTTTTCAAGCCTATATTGCCCAGCAGGCCGGCAAGCAGCGCCATATGAGTCTGCTCGTACGTCGCATCCAGTGTGTTGACACGCCAGCCCTGCTCGCCCACCAGCGCGGCCAGTTGCGTGTGTACGTCGTGCCATTCGCGCAGCCGCAGCGGCGACAGAAAATTCTGCCGCAACAGGCCGACAAGCTTGCGCTGCGAAGCCTTGTGCGCCACCTGTTCGCCATACCATCGCCACAGCTTCACATAAGAGAGGAATTCGGATTTATCGTCGCCGAACTTGGCATGCGCCGCCTCGGCGGACTCGCGTTCTGACATAGGGCGATCGCGTGGATCCTGCACCGACAGGGCGGAGGCGATAATCAGTACTTCGGCCAGGCACTGCTGATCTTTGGCTTCGAGAATCATGCGCGCGAGCCTTGGGTCGACCGGCAGGCGCGCCAGGGTCTGCCCGGTCTCGGTCAACTGATTGGCATCGTCGAGCGCGCCCAATTCCTGCAGCAAATGATAACCATCGGCAATAGCCCGGCCCGAGGGAGCATCGACAAACGGGAAGGTTTCGATATCGTCGAGTTTCAGGGCCTTCATGCGCAGGATCACCGAAGCCAGCGAAGATCGCAGCACCTCGGGATCGGTAAACGCCGGCCGGTTCTTGAAATCGGATTCATCGTACAAACGCACGCATACACCCGGGCCTATGCGCCCGCAGCGCCCGGAGCGCTGGTTGGCGGACGCCTGGCTGATGGCTTCGATACGCAACTGCTCCACCTTGTTGCGCCACGAATAACGCTTGACGCGCGCCAGGCCGCTGTCGACCACATAGCGTATACCCGGCACGGTCAGCGATGTTTCGGCCACATTGGTGGCCAGCACAATGCGCCGCCCATTGCCCTGCGGCCTGAAAATGCGCTCCTGCTCGGCCTGCGACAGCCGTGCGAACAGGGGCAGCACATCGGTCCCAACCGGGTGATTCTTGCGCAGCGCCTCGGCCGCTTCGCGTATCTCGCGCTCGCCGGGCAAAAACACCAGTACATCGCCCGCGCCATGCCGGGCGCATTCGGCCACCCCGTCCACCACGGCATCGATCAGGTCGCGCTCCTCGTCGGCGCTGGAACGCCGGCTAGCCGCTTCCGCCTCGGGAGCACCAGTGTCCTGCAGCACTGGGCGATACAGAATCTCGACCGGATACAAGCGGCCCGACACCTCGATCACCGGAGCGGGCTTCCCTTTCTGGGAAAAATGCTGCGCGAAGCGATTCGCATCGATAGTCGCCGAGGTAATGATCAGTTTCAGATCGGGCCGCCTGGGCAGCAGTTGCCGCAAGAAACCCAGCAGGAAGTCGATATTCAGGCTGCGTTCGTGGGCCTCGTCGATAATGATCGTATCGTACCGGCGCAACAAGGGGTCGCGCTGCGATTCGGCCAGCAAAATGCCGTCGGTCATCAGCTTGATGGCCGCCCGGGGTCCGGTCCTGTCGTTGAACCGTATCTGGTAGCCCACCCAATCGCCCAGCTCAGTGTTCAGTTCCTCGGCAATTCGCCTGGCTACCGAGGTTGCCGCCAGGCGACGCGGCTGGGTATGACCTATCATCTTGACACTGCCACGCCCCAGCTCCAGGCAGATCTTGGGCAGCTGCGTGGTTTTTCCCGAACCGGTTTCGCCGCAGACAATCACCACCTGATGCGCCTTGATTGCCGCCGCGATGTCCTGGCGCCGGGCGCTGACAGGCAATTCCTCGGGATAATTGATGGGCGGCACCGGACGCGGCGCCTCGCGCTCCGTGCGGGGCTTTGGCAACACCTTGACAGTCGAATTGACAGACTCTTGCATAAAAATTCTTTTCAATGGGCTGCACTCATTATAATTTTGTGCGAAACCCCTTAATTGACCCACTAAGCAAATAGACATGGCCACCAACGAACCAGACACCGTATCAGCCCAGGATGCCCCCGAATTCGCCCCCGCTCAATTCGTGCGCTGGTTTCGTGACGTTGCGCCGTATGTCCATGATTTTCGCGGAAAAACATTCATTGTCGCCTTCGGCGGCGAACTGGTCGGCGACGGCGCCTTGAACACCCTGGTGCAAGATCTTTCCCTCTTGTCGGCCCTGGGAGTAAGGCTGGTACTGGTGCACGGGTCGCGCCCCCAGGTCAACGAACAGCTCAAGCTCAAAGGCTACAACACTCAATTCGGCCGCGGAACCGAGCCGACCAGCGCCGAAGCGCTGGAATGCGCCAAGGAAGCGGCCGGTGAAATCCGCCTGGACATCGAAGCGGCGTTCAGCCAGGGCTTGCCCAATACACCGATGTCGCACGCCCATATACGCGTTATTTCGGGCAACTTCGTAACCGCCCGTCCCGTAGGCATTATCGACGGGGTCGACTACAAGCATGCCGGCACCGTGCGCAAACTCGATCTGGATGCGATCAAAAGCATCATCAACCAGGGCGCTATCGTACTCCTGTCGCCGCTGGGGTTCTCGCCCACAGGGGAAGCCTTCAACCTGGCGATGGAAGACCTGGCCACCAGCGCCGCGGCATCCCTGCGCGCCGAAAAGCTGATTTTCCTGACCCAGGGACGCACTGTCCTCGATGCGGACGGCGCGGTCGATACCGAACTTGCCCGCGAAGATGCCGACGCCCTGCTTGCCGCCGGCACCCTGGATGAAGACACAGCGTCGTTTCTGCGGCACGCCTCGCTGGCCGTCAAGCGCGGCGTGGCGCGCGCCCATCTGGTTCCCTACACGCTGGACGGCAGCATGCTGCTCGAGATCTTTACCCACGACGGCGTTGGAACCATGGTTGTGGAAGATACACTGGACGACTTGCGACCGGCGACCGTGGACGATGTGGGGGCTATCGTTCAGCTTATCGACCCGCTCGAGGCCGACGGCACTCTGGTGCCGCGAGGCCGCTCCGTCATTGAGCGCGACGTCGAAAAGTTCACGGTGCTGGAACACGATGGCGTCATTTACGGCTGCGTGGCCCTGATGCCTTATATGGAAGACAATATGGCCGAAATGGCTTGTTTGATCGTCCACCCCGAATGGCAGGGCACGGGAGAAGGCGAAATCCTGCTGCGCCATACCGAATCCCGCGCGCGCGCGATGGGCGCAAGGCGATTGTTCGTACTGACCACTCGCACATCGCACTGGTTCATCAAGCGCGGCTTCGTGCAGGGCGGCATTTCCGATCTGCCCCGCGAGCGCCAGGCGCACTACAACCGGTCGCGCAACAGCATGATATTCATCAAAAAGCTTTAAGCTTTTGTTTACAGAGCCCCGCATGCCCAAACCGGTCATTCATGTTGTAAGCCTTGCTTCCGCCACAAACAGGCGGGACTTCATGCGGCGGCAGTTGCAGGAACTGAGCGTCGATTATCTTTTTTTCGATGCGGTCAACGGCGCGGAAAATCCCCACCATTATTTATTTGACAAATATAACGACAAGAAACGGGCCCGGAGGAAAGGCAAGGGAACGCCACTGCGGACCTCCCAACTGGGCTGTTTTGCCAGCCACTATCTGCTTTGGGAGAAATGCGTGCGCGACGGGCAAGCCATCATCGTGCTCGAAGACGACGCCATTTTGCTGGCGCCGTTCATGCCTTTCTATGAAATAGCGGAGCAGTTCGCCGATAAATACGGTTTCGTCTGGATCCAGCCCAGCAACAAGATCAAGGATCATCGGGGTTTGATTCTCGAGCGGATTGGCCCGTTCACTGTCAAGAAATTCGCCAAAGGCTTTTCCCATACCGCAGGCTATCTGATCACTCCCGGCAAGGCACAGGCCCTGCTCGATTATTGTTCGGAATGGATCTATCCGGTCGACGACACGATGGACCGTTTTTTTGAACACAAGGTCGAAGCCATAGGCCTGGACCCATTTTGTATCCGGCCCGACGAGAGCTTTGAATCCTCCATCAATGTCGCGGCACCGGGTCCGAAGCGCTCATGGTCGGACGTGCTGCGCCGGGAGTTTGCCAATCTGGCCGATACCGTGAAAAGGGCCACGCACAATATGCTCTTTTCCATTCGGCAAAAACGGCATTAGCCTTCAAGGCGGCAGGCGCCGCTTCTTTCTGACGGGATGGCGCGGTTCAACAACCGTTTACGAGCGCGAAAAACGCCTCAAGGCCGGAGAAGTCCAGAATGGAGCCACGGCAACCAAGACGCTCAGCATCGAAAATATAAAACTGGCCTGGTAACCGCCTGTCAGATCGTGCAACAGGCCCGAGGCCAGCGAGCCGGTTGCGGCACCCAGCGACATGCATGCGTAGATAGTGCCATAGATGGTAGCCAGCCCCGCCCCGGGAAATATCTTGGCGCATAGGCTGGACACAATGGGGCCGCGGGCGCCCTGGGCAATGCCAAATAACGCGACAAATCCGAACAGAAGCCAGTGCGAGGGACGGTACGACAGGGCCAATAGCAGAATCAAGCCCAGAAACGTGCACACGAAACTGGCCATGGCCGTGCGCCGATAGCCGATGCGGTCGGCCAATGTGCCCGATGCCGTCACGCCAATGACCGACAGCATGCCTGCCACGCCAAATGCGCTGGCCGCCTCCAGCGGCGCAAAACCGCTCTCGACCAGAAAGGCGATGGTCTGTACCAGAATGGTATACATGGCCAAGCCGGTAAAGCAAAAAACCTGCGCCAGCGACCAGAACGCGCGCGTTTTCAGCGCCGC
This genomic window contains:
- the argA gene encoding amino-acid N-acetyltransferase; translated protein: MATNEPDTVSAQDAPEFAPAQFVRWFRDVAPYVHDFRGKTFIVAFGGELVGDGALNTLVQDLSLLSALGVRLVLVHGSRPQVNEQLKLKGYNTQFGRGTEPTSAEALECAKEAAGEIRLDIEAAFSQGLPNTPMSHAHIRVISGNFVTARPVGIIDGVDYKHAGTVRKLDLDAIKSIINQGAIVLLSPLGFSPTGEAFNLAMEDLATSAAASLRAEKLIFLTQGRTVLDADGAVDTELAREDADALLAAGTLDEDTASFLRHASLAVKRGVARAHLVPYTLDGSMLLEIFTHDGVGTMVVEDTLDDLRPATVDDVGAIVQLIDPLEADGTLVPRGRSVIERDVEKFTVLEHDGVIYGCVALMPYMEDNMAEMACLIVHPEWQGTGEGEILLRHTESRARAMGARRLFVLTTRTSHWFIKRGFVQGGISDLPRERQAHYNRSRNSMIFIKKL
- the hrpA gene encoding ATP-dependent RNA helicase HrpA; amino-acid sequence: MQESVNSTVKVLPKPRTEREAPRPVPPINYPEELPVSARRQDIAAAIKAHQVVIVCGETGSGKTTQLPKICLELGRGSVKMIGHTQPRRLAATSVARRIAEELNTELGDWVGYQIRFNDRTGPRAAIKLMTDGILLAESQRDPLLRRYDTIIIDEAHERSLNIDFLLGFLRQLLPRRPDLKLIITSATIDANRFAQHFSQKGKPAPVIEVSGRLYPVEILYRPVLQDTGAPEAEAASRRSSADEERDLIDAVVDGVAECARHGAGDVLVFLPGEREIREAAEALRKNHPVGTDVLPLFARLSQAEQERIFRPQGNGRRIVLATNVAETSLTVPGIRYVVDSGLARVKRYSWRNKVEQLRIEAISQASANQRSGRCGRIGPGVCVRLYDESDFKNRPAFTDPEVLRSSLASVILRMKALKLDDIETFPFVDAPSGRAIADGYHLLQELGALDDANQLTETGQTLARLPVDPRLARMILEAKDQQCLAEVLIIASALSVQDPRDRPMSERESAEAAHAKFGDDKSEFLSYVKLWRWYGEQVAHKASQRKLVGLLRQNFLSPLRLREWHDVHTQLAALVGEQGWRVNTLDATYEQTHMALLAGLLGNIGLKSDEGAGYQGARDIRFQIHPGSRLVKKAGRWLVAAELVETTRLYARCVARIDPVWLERAGAHLIRRSWSDPRWEKKAGQVVANERATLYGLPIYVGRRIHFGKIDPVQARELFIRQALVTGEIETSLPFVSHNRQLIASIEKLEHQARRPDILVDDALIHAFYDQHIPSDICQTITLEKWARKLDRTAAQALLLTRDALMRHEAAGVTTDVFPKKVEWQGVQMALDYHFEPGSVRDGVTLTVPLFALNQIDALRCEWLVPGMLKEKVLQLLKSLPQKMRRHCVPLPEYAAGFYERWFERASAPESGLLEALAADMWEQVKVRPLRSDFKLETLAPHLFMNFKIVDEHGRMLSGGRNLDQLKAEHGRQAQASFQKFAARDDQVAQALAHEQLTDWTFGPLPEIMEIRRKGQSFVGYPALIDRKTHCDLDVFDDPAEAKLQHRAGLLRLFRLGLRDQVKFLEKNLADLTRMGMLYMSLGTQEELKDQIIDCALEQACLAEPWPSDQSSFELRRNEGKSRLGLLAQEIARLAGQILSEWASLQKKLPQAKAQPGAYADLQKQLGVLMGKWFVRATPYRQLAHYPRYLKAAQARIDKLRADPARDARLMADMAPLLVQYQRAQTALKGAEDKQLEEFRWLLEELRVALFAQELRTPMPVSVKRLQKSWSMLQR
- a CDS encoding glycosyltransferase family 4 protein, with the protein product MTPLRILHTEAATSFGGQEQYIYRMMLAMRERGHHLEAVCQPDAMLTQRLLAEGFTVHTTFMDGPFNFVKSVAAIRKVLRAGRFDVLNCHSRRDTMIAATAGRLAGTPLIVRTRHLANRVGSLLSFTVLPHRVTTASDFVRNHLIERGVPPGHVATVYPAVELAPVPGHSTLRQELHLAQNDIVVGCVAVMRAQKGHRDLIDAIEPLIRERPNVHLVLVGGGSPVFEEVQAYIAEKNLEKRVHLMGARSDVANLLAGFDLFALATRKEASGTVFVEAGAAGLPVIGTDVDGVPEMMQDGISGLLVPLGDSAALTAALRKLIDDSELRCAMGRAGLQFCRKEGRFSAEAMVQRIESCYTRWLSERQK
- the dnaE gene encoding DNA polymerase III subunit alpha, with the translated sequence MTEANISSPFVHLRVHSEFSVVDGIVQIPNLIEKAAEYGQPAVALTDLANIFGLIKFYKAARKSGVKPIAGCDVWLQNEEDRDKPCRLLMLVMNRQGYLNLCEILTKAWLDNQYRGRAEIRREWLAGKEGLILISGARGGDVGQALEAGKEAEARALARDWARRFPDHYYIELQRTGVEGDDAYVQAALKLALELNLPVVATHPVQFIAASDFRAHEARVCIAEGEQLANAKRVRRFTEDQYLLSSEEISRRFADIPSALANTVEIAKRCNLTLDLGKPRLPDFPTPEGVTLDDYLIELSVKGLDVRMAQLFPDEQERQARYPAYSERLQWECKTITSMGFSGYFLIVADFINWGKHNGVPVGPGRGSGAGSLVAYSLGITDLDPIRYDLLFERFLNPERVSMPDFDIDFCQDNRERVIDYVKQKYGKEAVSQIATFGTLGAKAVVRDVGRVLDMPYMLCDGLSKMIPFNPADPWTLSRTLEHEPAFKERYEQDEEVRALIDLARPLEGLTRNIGMHAGGVLIAPGKLTDFCPLYCQPGPDSNAVSQFDKDDVEAAGLVKFDFLGLRNLTILDWAVRYVRRFNEGLRDFDIMALPLDDHGVYKLLSEGNTTAVFQLEGRGMKELLKNMQPNTFEDIIALLALYRPGPLESGMVVDFVNRKHGRAEVDYFHSDLEAVLKSTYGVIVYQEQVMLISQVIGGYTLGGADLLRRAMGKKKAEEMAKHREIFEKGAVEKGYDAALAVKLFDLMEKFAGYGFNKSHSAAYALIAYQTAWLKAYHPTEFLAATLSSDMDDTDKVQTFWKDALANGVEVLPPDVNASPYRFEPVADRYMKDGKPPRTMRYGLGAVKGTGQGAVEEIIRAREEEGPFTSLFDFCRKVDRHTVNRRTIEALIRVGAFDQIEENRAALLATVGNAIEAAEQAERSANQVSLFADDSNDIVEGELAKVLPWDLQTRLTQEKAGLGFCFSGHLFDAWRDEVRRFAPKPLARLEASRSLQWFAGVLTSMRPKMTRRGKMLYAVLDDGSAQVEVAIFNELYEQHRQRLKEDRLIIIQGKVSNDDYSGGFRVSAESIFDLQLAREARARTLRITLNGNADAVRLRQMLNPFRAEPENGVPGVPVEILLKRHDFLCTLRLGEEWRVRMADTLFEQLNGWVEPDGVEIRYS
- a CDS encoding polysaccharide deacetylase family protein; amino-acid sequence: MKQARTVPVLMYHHISPSEGMITTSPDNFERQLAWLSRRGYRSLTSDEFAGHLHGRAVPARSILITFDDGYLDNWVYAYPLLKKYGFSALIFLVTSWVGQGSVRRYLGQDELPQTPAHDECERLIAQGRSDEVILRWSEIEALRAAGTFEFHSHTHTHTRWDKSMPASEKNAHMAQELSLSRETLAEHLGSVSEHFCWPQGYFDADYIRIAREAGFQYLYTTQAFGQNRAGTDPASIYRFAVRNTSGESLGRRIRIAVHPWIGPLFNRWKLWRRARRQRS